The Aneurinibacillus uraniidurans genome segment GTCGCTTAAATCAATCGCCCAGAAGCATGATTTATCTGAGCATTATCTTGAGCAACTTGTTGCACCGCTGCGCAATGCCGGGCTTGTGAAAAGCATTCGTGGTGCGTATGGTGGATATATTTTGGCGCGTGTTCCAGAGGAGATTACGGCTGGAGATGTGATTCGGGTGCTTGAAGGTCCGATTAGTCCGGTTGAATTTGAGGAAGAGGAAGATCCAGCAAAGCGTGATTTATGGATGCGTATCCGGGATAGCATCAGCGAAGTGCTGGATACGACTACACTGCAAGATTTGATTTCGTTCAAAGGGGACGACAATCTCGATTCGTACATGTTTTATATTTAAAAGGAGCAGGATGTATGGACATGATCTATCTCGACCATGCGGCTACGACTCCGCTACATCCAGACGTTATCGAAGCGATGCTGCCACACTATCAGGAGTTGTACGGCAATCCATCAAGTATGCATCGGTTTGGCCAACAGGCACGCTTCGTGCTGGATGAGTCGCGCATGGCGATAGCGCGCAGTTTGAATGCTGCGCCAGCTGAAATTATTTTCACAGCAGGTGGCACGGAAGCAGACAATACGGCGATTTTTGGTGTAGCTGCAGCACAGGCAGAAAAAGGGAAGCATATTATTACAAGTGCGATTGAGCATCACGCGGTGCTGCATGCATGTGAGCGGCTTGCCCAGCTTGGGTATGAGATTACATATGTGCCAGTGGACTCATATGGTCGGGTTGCAGTCGCGGATGTAGCCGCGGCTATTCGTCCGGATACGATTCTGATTACGATCATGTATGGGAACAATGAAGTGGGCACGCTTCAGCCGATTGAGGAGATTGGACAGCTGGCACGGGAGCATGGGGTATATTTTCATACGGATGCCGTGCAGGCTTTTGGTATTGAAGCCATCGATGTACGTGCCCTGCCGATTGATCTGCTTTCGGTAGCGGCACATAAAATTAACGGACCGAAAGGCATCGGCATGCTTTACGTGAACCGGAATGTAAAGATTGAGCCTCATCTATACGGAGGAAATCAGGAGAAGAAGCGCCGCGCTGGAACGGAGAATGTGCCAGGCATTGCTGGGTTTGCTCGTGCAACTCAATTGGCAATGGAGATGCGGGATAAGCGTCGTGCTGAATATGAAGCGTACCGTCGCGCAATGCTTGCGATCTGGGACGGGGCTGGTATTACGTACGTGGTGAACGGACATGCAGAAGCATACATGCCGCATATTTTGAATGTAAGCTTTCTCGGGATGAACACGGAAACAATGCTCATGAATCTTGATCTTATGGGGATTGCAGCGGCCAGTGGTTCGGCCTGCACATCCGGTTCGCTGGAAATTTCTCATGTGCTGCGTGCGATGAACTTGCCAGAAGAGCGCCTGACATCAGCGATTCGCTTTAGTTTTGGCTATGGCAATACGGTGGAGCAAGTAGAAGAAGCGGCCCGCCGCATCGTACGTATTATACAAAAATAAAGCATGTAAATTCACGCCGCATTCACTCATGAAGCGGCGTTTTCTGCTATGATTTAGACATACAGGCAAGAGGATAAAAAGGAGGCAGCAAACGTGAATAAAACGGCAGAAGACTACAATGATCTTGGATTGCAGGAGCTGACACAAGGACACTTTGAAGAAGCGCTCTCGCTGTTCGAGAAAGCGATTCAGACAGACGGAAGCTATGCGCATCCATACTGCAACATTGGCAACATTCTTGCGGCGACCGGGCATGAAGATGATGCGGTGCGCTGGTTTACCCGTGCCATTGAACTAAACCCGCAGCTGGAGTTGGCTTATTATGGTCTGGGTAATTCGTATTTTAATATCGGCAATTATGAATCGGCACGCGTATCGTTTGAGAAGGCAAAAGAAAAAGGCATGGCTCATCATGACCTTGACTTTATGATTGCGATGTCATACATGCAGGGCGAACAACTGGAAAAAGCAATTGTGTCATTTGAAGCATGCCTTGCTGTACAGCCAGACGATGCGGAGGCATACTTCAATAAAGGGATGTCGTATGCCCGTCTTGGTCGCATTGAGGAGGCGAAGCAGGATTTCCTTAAGACAATTGAGCTGGCACCGGAACATGACGATGCACTGTACAATCTTGGGGTAGCGTATGCATTTCTTGACAACGCAGAGGAGTCGAAGCTGCAGTTTGAGAAGGCGCTTGCGGTTAATCCGAATCATATTTTGGCCCAGAATGCGCTTGATGAATTAAATAAGCAGTAGCATTGGAAGATGTGTCCGGGCATAGCCTGCCCATGTTGCTCCATACTACAAGTACGGAAGGAGATGATCGTCATGCAGCGTGCACGCGACATCATTGGACTTCCTGTTATTGAATGGGAGACGGGCAAAGAGGCGGGCTCTGTTCAGGATCTTCTGTTTAATAAACAGTGGCAGTATAAGGGGCTTTTACTGGAAGAAAAAAATTTTTTTCATAAGGGAAGCTATGTTCCGGCTTCCGCTGTTCTTTCGTTTGGCCCTGATTGCATCATGATTCGCGCAGATGCGATCACATCATTTGATTCTTCCTCCATGTGGCAGACGCTTCGCACGGGACGGGCACCGCTGAAAGGCAAGTCGGTTGTGACCGTGCATGGACGTCATCTTGGATTTGTGGCGGACGTTTATCTTGAGCCGCATGCGGGCAAAATAGTAGGGTACGAGCTTTCGGACGGTATTTTGTCCGATATGCTGGATGGCCGCAGGGTGATTCGGGACACACAGCGTATCACGCTAGGGAAAAACGCTGTTGTTGTAGAGGATATAACAGACAGTGTTCCCTTACATTTGGGAGGATTCAAGTATGATGACGTGCATCAACTGCCAATCGAAAGACATCGGTAAGATCGGGACGAATCAGTATTACTGCTGGAACTGCTGTATTGAGTTCACGCTAGCAGGCAGCAAGGTATCGTCGGTATTCCAAGTGGAAGAAGATGGAAGCCTGCATTCGCTGAATGATCTGTTTTGTGATGATTGCCCGCCGCCATTTGAAACGAACCTGTAAGGAGTGAGTGCCGTGGGTCGTTCTTTATGGATCGGAGTTGCGCTACTTGCTGTAGCAATAGGTATAATGCGCCGGAAGCGGCGCAGTCGGGCATGGCAGATGCTTGGCTATGGCCGACGTCTCATGCGCGGTATGGATGTATCTGGTATAACGAGAATGTCGTCGCGTTATTTGAAGCGAGCGGGTCGTCGTGCGATTCGTGCGATGGCACGGTAGAACGGTAGAACACAAGAAGAAGCTGTCCTAAAAGCCAAAGCATGGCGAATGGGACAGCTTCTTTTGTTATACCGTAAACCGCAGCACTTTTTCATGTGTCTCCGTGGCAAGATGCGATAAATTCTCGATAGCTGCTGCCATTTCTTCGGCTGAAGTGCTTTGCTGTTCGGCGGCAACTGCAATCTGCGTAAGACCGGTTGATGTCTCCTGGCTTACATCCGTAATGACACTAATCTGGGTATGGAGATTGTTGATCAGCTCATGCAACTCCTGTTGCATATGTGTAATTTTTTCCATTTCCTTTTTGGTTTGCTCGGTTTTGCTCACAATGTCATCTAGTGCGCTTCCACTTCGGTGAACCATATTAATTTGATGTTTCACCTGCTCGACATTCATTTCCATTGAGCGAACCGTGACGGCTGTCTCGCTTTGTACGTGTTCGATCAAGTGCATGATTTCCTGTGATGCTTTTGCGGATTCCTCTGCTAGTTTGCGCACTTCGTCTGCGACAACAGCGAATCCTTTTCCTTGCTGTCCGGCGCGGGCAGCTTCGATGGCGGCGTTTAAGGCAAGCAGATTGGTCTGATCCGCGATTCGGGAAATGACATCAACAATGTTTCCGATCTCTTCCGAGCGTTTGCCTAACTTTTGAATAGCCTCAGTTGCGAATGTAACGGTTTGGGAGACGACGTCTAAGTGAGTGATCGCATCGTTCACCGCTCCCATGCCGTCTACGGCAGCTTGCGTTGTCTGAGCTGCTACAGTAAGCGCTTCTTCCGCTGTGAGCGTGGTATGTTCGACTTTTTCCCGCGTTAAATTCATATTGCGATTTACATGTATAATTGCTTCTGTTTGCTCTTCGATACTTGCAGCAATCTGATTGACTGTTTGAGCGACCTGTCCAGTGGTAGCGCCGGTTTCTTCTGCGGCAGCTGCCAATTGTTCCGATGTGGATGATACATTCTCGGATGATTGCTGCATCGTCCGGATCAAAGAGCGTAAATCCTCTGTCATGTGATTAAATCCGTCTGCGAGATGCCCAATCTCATCCTGTCGCTTCACAGGAATTTGCACCGTAAGATCTCCCCCGGCGGCTACGCGGAAACTTGCTTCCATCTCGGCGATTGGACGTACGAACATCCGACGCATGAGGAGTGAGAGAACGATGAGCAGAACGATTAGCGACACAAGAGAGACCCCGAGAATGACGAGGCGCATCGTATGAATCGGCGCATATGCCTCCGCACTTTCCATTGCCATCGCAACGACCCAGCCGGTTCCTTTGACGGGATGGAAGGCCATGAGCTTTTCTATGCCGTTAAATGTATATTCTAACGTTCCATTTTGTTGCTTGAGCATCGTGCGCCCAAAATCATATTTGGAAACATCAAGGGTCGCGATATTTTTAGCATTCGGATGAGCGAGTGTAAGACCTTTTTCATTAACGAGAAAAGCATAGCCGGTTTTCCCCATTTTGATCTCGTTAACATAGTGCCCAAGTGAATCGAGCCGAACAGCCGCAGCGAGAATGCTTCGTCCATCATTAATCGGTTCGGCAAAATAGAGTACGGGTGTTCCATCTTCGGTTTTGGTAAGTGGACTGACGAAGCTTTTTTTCGTCTGGGCAACCGCTTCGAGCACAGATGGTTCCGGGAACGTTTTGCCGATCAGATAACCACTTGAGCCGGCAAGAATAGTACCGGTTGGGGAGGCAATGTAGATTGACTCGTATTCTGGTTGATTTTTCTGTAAAGATGTAAGAAAACGCCCGGCTTCAAATGCGCGGTCAGGTCGGGTATCAACCGCCTGAATTACCGCAAACCGGGCGAGCTGGAACAATGAGTTTTGTTTGGCATCGATTTCTTTTTCTATAAGAATAGCGGCTTCATGTGCAGCCTGATCCATGCCCTGCAGAGTAGCGGTACGTAAGGAAGACGTAGAACTTCGATCAATGAAGAAATATAGCGTCAAAAAAGCACCGGCAATGGTTAAGGCCAGCATCAGCATGATACGGGTCTGTAGCGTCATCGTTTTTTTCATAGCTTGCTCCTTTAGTAATCCAGAATGGACAGAGAAGGAGATAGAACAGGGACGTCGTCGTCCAACGCAGCATCTAGTGTGTCGTACAGGTGAAGTACCCGATCCAGTTTCGAAAAGTGAAGAAGTCTAGACCATGAAGTCTGGCCGGTTACGACCCGGCTTTCAAATCCCTGGCTGTAGCACTTTTTACAAAAGGAAAATAGCAAGGCAAGTCCTGTGCTGTCTACACTTGTAAGTTGTGTCGTATCAAGGATGTAGCGCGTGTGGTCGGCTGTAATGGCCGCAAATAATGTTTTTGCGGCAGCTCGCGAGCGGCTGTAATCAATCTCTCCCTGGAGGGTCAGCACTCGAAAGCCTCGGGTATCCGTTACCAACATTCGTTCTCTCTCCTTTTTTTAAGGCTTATGTATTGTCTGGTTTCATGATAGCGCAGGAATTTAGTCCTGATGTTAATCAAATATAAAGATTTAGTTAATATTGCTACATAAAGGAACAAAAGGATGGAAACACTAAAAAAATGAATGTCAAGAAAGGGATGGGGGAGACAGGATGGGGCGGTTGCTTACAAGCCGCTGGGCGTATGGAGCGGTCGCGGCGCTGCTTATATTAGGAATCATTTATGTAGCCGGGCAGGTAAGCCCGTTTTTTCTTGCGATATGTACGATTGTGAAAAAGGTATTAACTCCGTTTTTTCTGGGGCTAGTTGTTGCCTATTTATTGAATCCAGTAGTCGTATTTTTAACGGATCATCATTTTCCACGTGGACTGGCCATTTTTTTGATTTATATGTTGTTCTTGTTGTTTGTTGCATTCGCCATTATGAACGGCGGTCCGGTGCTGGTACGGGAATCTCGTGAGCTATCGGAGAAGCTGCCGGAACTTGTGTTTACATACCGGGAATGGATCGGACAGATGCAGATTCAGCAGGCAGATTTACCATTTCCGCTGCATAGCGGACTAACAGGTGGGCTCAAACGGATGGAGCTTGCTGTGAATAGCTATGTAGCAGGATTGTTTACAGAAGTGAATGACTGGCTGGATCGTCTTCTGCTGGTGATGCTCATTCCGTTCATTGTGTTTTATATGCTTAAGGATATGAAGACGATGCAGCGAGGAACGCTGTTACTTGTGCCATCGCGCTATCGATCAACGGCGCGGCGTATTTTGTATGATATTGATTATGCGCTTGGTCAGTACGTTCGCGGTCAGCTTATTGTATGTACGGTGGTTGGAGTGCTAGCATATGTAGGTTATTTTCTGATTGGCCTGCCATACGCAGGAGTATTTGCGCTACTTGTCGCGGTGACAAATATTATTCCGTATATCGGCCCATTTTTCGGGGCAGTTCCAGCTATTTTGTTCGCACTGACGATTTCATGGAAGGTTGCATTGTACGCAGTCATTGTAAATTTGGTTATTCAAATATTGGAGGGCAATATTGTCTCACCGTTTATTGTTGGGCGTTCCTTGCACTTGCATCCATTGTTTATTATTTTTGCGGTAACGATTGGGGGAGAGATTGCCGGTCTTGCTGGATTGATTTTTGCCGTTCCGGTCGTTGCGTGCCTGAAAGTTGTGATTGAGCACGTTGTCATTCATACGGTGCGGCGGGAGAAGACGGAAGAGCTAGATTGACAGAGAATCACAGGAATTTGT includes the following:
- the cymR gene encoding cysteine metabolism transcriptional regulator CymR, coding for MKISTKGRYGLTIMMELARRYGEGQMSLKSIAQKHDLSEHYLEQLVAPLRNAGLVKSIRGAYGGYILARVPEEITAGDVIRVLEGPISPVEFEEEEDPAKRDLWMRIRDSISEVLDTTTLQDLISFKGDDNLDSYMFYI
- a CDS encoding PRC-barrel domain-containing protein, which produces MQRARDIIGLPVIEWETGKEAGSVQDLLFNKQWQYKGLLLEEKNFFHKGSYVPASAVLSFGPDCIMIRADAITSFDSSSMWQTLRTGRAPLKGKSVVTVHGRHLGFVADVYLEPHAGKIVGYELSDGILSDMLDGRRVIRDTQRITLGKNAVVVEDITDSVPLHLGGFKYDDVHQLPIERHR
- a CDS encoding methyl-accepting chemotaxis protein; the encoded protein is MKKTMTLQTRIMLMLALTIAGAFLTLYFFIDRSSTSSLRTATLQGMDQAAHEAAILIEKEIDAKQNSLFQLARFAVIQAVDTRPDRAFEAGRFLTSLQKNQPEYESIYIASPTGTILAGSSGYLIGKTFPEPSVLEAVAQTKKSFVSPLTKTEDGTPVLYFAEPINDGRSILAAAVRLDSLGHYVNEIKMGKTGYAFLVNEKGLTLAHPNAKNIATLDVSKYDFGRTMLKQQNGTLEYTFNGIEKLMAFHPVKGTGWVVAMAMESAEAYAPIHTMRLVILGVSLVSLIVLLIVLSLLMRRMFVRPIAEMEASFRVAAGGDLTVQIPVKRQDEIGHLADGFNHMTEDLRSLIRTMQQSSENVSSTSEQLAAAAEETGATTGQVAQTVNQIAASIEEQTEAIIHVNRNMNLTREKVEHTTLTAEEALTVAAQTTQAAVDGMGAVNDAITHLDVVSQTVTFATEAIQKLGKRSEEIGNIVDVISRIADQTNLLALNAAIEAARAGQQGKGFAVVADEVRKLAEESAKASQEIMHLIEHVQSETAVTVRSMEMNVEQVKHQINMVHRSGSALDDIVSKTEQTKKEMEKITHMQQELHELINNLHTQISVITDVSQETSTGLTQIAVAAEQQSTSAEEMAAAIENLSHLATETHEKVLRFTV
- a CDS encoding AI-2E family transporter, with translation MGRLLTSRWAYGAVAALLILGIIYVAGQVSPFFLAICTIVKKVLTPFFLGLVVAYLLNPVVVFLTDHHFPRGLAIFLIYMLFLLFVAFAIMNGGPVLVRESRELSEKLPELVFTYREWIGQMQIQQADLPFPLHSGLTGGLKRMELAVNSYVAGLFTEVNDWLDRLLLVMLIPFIVFYMLKDMKTMQRGTLLLVPSRYRSTARRILYDIDYALGQYVRGQLIVCTVVGVLAYVGYFLIGLPYAGVFALLVAVTNIIPYIGPFFGAVPAILFALTISWKVALYAVIVNLVIQILEGNIVSPFIVGRSLHLHPLFIIFAVTIGGEIAGLAGLIFAVPVVACLKVVIEHVVIHTVRREKTEELD
- a CDS encoding tetratricopeptide repeat protein encodes the protein MNKTAEDYNDLGLQELTQGHFEEALSLFEKAIQTDGSYAHPYCNIGNILAATGHEDDAVRWFTRAIELNPQLELAYYGLGNSYFNIGNYESARVSFEKAKEKGMAHHDLDFMIAMSYMQGEQLEKAIVSFEACLAVQPDDAEAYFNKGMSYARLGRIEEAKQDFLKTIELAPEHDDALYNLGVAYAFLDNAEESKLQFEKALAVNPNHILAQNALDELNKQ
- a CDS encoding cysteine desulfurase family protein, which gives rise to MDMIYLDHAATTPLHPDVIEAMLPHYQELYGNPSSMHRFGQQARFVLDESRMAIARSLNAAPAEIIFTAGGTEADNTAIFGVAAAQAEKGKHIITSAIEHHAVLHACERLAQLGYEITYVPVDSYGRVAVADVAAAIRPDTILITIMYGNNEVGTLQPIEEIGQLAREHGVYFHTDAVQAFGIEAIDVRALPIDLLSVAAHKINGPKGIGMLYVNRNVKIEPHLYGGNQEKKRRAGTENVPGIAGFARATQLAMEMRDKRRAEYEAYRRAMLAIWDGAGITYVVNGHAEAYMPHILNVSFLGMNTETMLMNLDLMGIAAASGSACTSGSLEISHVLRAMNLPEERLTSAIRFSFGYGNTVEQVEEAARRIVRIIQK
- a CDS encoding STAS domain-containing protein, whose product is MLVTDTRGFRVLTLQGEIDYSRSRAAAKTLFAAITADHTRYILDTTQLTSVDSTGLALLFSFCKKCYSQGFESRVVTGQTSWSRLLHFSKLDRVLHLYDTLDAALDDDVPVLSPSLSILDY